One Microscilla marina ATCC 23134 DNA window includes the following coding sequences:
- the murQ gene encoding N-acetylmuramic acid 6-phosphate etherase yields the protein MTNESKSTTESSSNYEHLEQMSISALLTNINREDQTVPLAIKPCIPNIEALVVGIVKRMQQGGRLFYIGAGTSGRLGIVDASECPPTFGVPHEWVTGLIAGGDTAIRKAVEFAEDDIDQAWQDLKKHNINDKDTLIGIAASGRTPYVIGGVSDARKNGVFTGCITCNKNSALANAVEVAIEVIVGPEFVTGSTRMKAGTAQKLVLNMISTSVMIQLGRVKGNKMVDMQLSNTKLVDRGTRMVMNELQIEYNEAEKLLTQFGSVRKAVDNYKKQ from the coding sequence ATGACAAACGAATCAAAATCTACTACTGAATCTTCATCTAACTATGAACACCTGGAACAGATGTCAATCAGTGCATTACTCACTAATATTAATCGTGAAGATCAAACAGTGCCTCTAGCCATAAAGCCTTGTATACCCAACATTGAGGCATTGGTAGTAGGTATTGTAAAAAGAATGCAACAAGGGGGACGCCTGTTTTATATAGGTGCAGGTACCAGTGGCAGGTTAGGCATTGTAGATGCGTCAGAGTGCCCTCCCACTTTTGGGGTACCCCATGAATGGGTTACTGGTTTAATTGCAGGTGGGGATACTGCCATTCGAAAAGCAGTAGAGTTTGCAGAAGATGATATAGATCAAGCCTGGCAAGATTTAAAAAAACACAATATCAATGACAAAGATACATTGATTGGCATTGCTGCTTCGGGGCGTACTCCTTATGTAATAGGTGGAGTAAGTGACGCTCGAAAAAATGGAGTATTTACTGGGTGTATTACCTGTAATAAAAATAGTGCACTGGCAAATGCAGTAGAAGTAGCTATAGAAGTAATAGTAGGACCCGAGTTTGTTACGGGGAGTACCCGAATGAAAGCAGGAACAGCTCAAAAACTGGTACTAAATATGATCTCGACTTCTGTGATGATTCAACTTGGCAGAGTAAAAGGAAATAAGATGGTAGACATGCAGCTATCCAATACTAAGCTGGTAGACCGAGGCACACGTATGGTAATGAATGAGCTACAAATAGAATATAATGAGGCTGAAAAATTACTTACACAATTTGGCAGCGTTAGAAAGGCAGTAGATAATTACAAAAAACAATAA
- a CDS encoding MerR family transcriptional regulator gives MIHYSIKDLEHLSGIKAHTLRIWEQRYKLVEPKRTDTNIRYYNDNDLKLILNVSLLKEHGFKISTIAKMQKDEIKEEVLSITQKSDRYTDQIQGLTLAMIDMDEERFEKIIATSTLQAGFEKTVVNIIYPFLVKIGALWQAGSINVAQEHFISNLIRQKTIVAIDGQINSTDKNAKKYLMFLPNNENHELGLLFANYLVRVRSQRVIYLGTSLPYDDLITTSEHYQPDYMVSIFTSYPVRKDVQKYIDKLASDFSDKTILLSGSQVVAQPLDIPENVYVFKKMADLIDFIEENQ, from the coding sequence ATGATTCATTATTCAATAAAAGATCTTGAACATTTATCAGGTATAAAAGCGCATACGCTACGTATATGGGAGCAGCGCTATAAACTGGTAGAACCCAAACGAACTGATACCAATATTCGTTATTATAACGACAATGATTTAAAGCTTATTCTGAATGTCTCACTGCTAAAAGAGCATGGTTTTAAAATATCGACCATTGCCAAAATGCAGAAAGATGAGATTAAAGAGGAGGTCTTATCTATTACTCAAAAAAGCGACCGTTATACAGACCAAATACAGGGGCTTACACTAGCAATGATAGATATGGACGAAGAGCGCTTCGAAAAAATCATTGCCACAAGTACTCTTCAGGCTGGTTTTGAAAAAACAGTAGTCAACATTATTTACCCATTTTTAGTAAAAATAGGAGCACTCTGGCAAGCGGGCTCTATCAATGTTGCCCAAGAGCACTTTATTTCTAACTTGATTAGACAAAAAACCATTGTCGCAATTGATGGACAAATCAATAGTACTGACAAAAATGCAAAGAAGTACTTGATGTTTTTACCCAATAATGAAAACCATGAATTGGGGTTATTATTTGCAAATTATTTGGTGAGGGTACGTAGCCAAAGAGTAATTTATCTGGGTACTAGTTTACCTTACGATGACCTAATAACAACATCAGAACACTATCAGCCAGATTATATGGTCAGTATCTTTACTTCTTACCCCGTTCGTAAAGATGTACAAAAATACATTGACAAGCTGGCTAGTGACTTTTCAGATAAAACCATTTTATTGAGTGGTTCGCAAGTAGTAGCCCAACCTTTAGACATTCCAGAAAACGTATATGTCTTTAAGAAAATGGCTGACTTGATAGATTTTATAGAAGAAAACCAATAG
- a CDS encoding Fur family transcriptional regulator produces MKEVIRGILKSNELRSTHSRSEILGLFLDSGYALSNAEIEKEISEEHDRVTVYRTLRTFVDKGIIHKVLDDSGTPRYALCSDECQDTDHNHEHIHFKCVSCGLTTCLEEIKIPQISLPKGYKANEVNILMQGVCKNCQKN; encoded by the coding sequence ATGAAAGAGGTTATTAGAGGCATATTAAAAAGTAACGAGCTAAGAAGTACACATTCGAGAAGTGAGATTCTGGGATTGTTTTTAGATTCAGGCTATGCTTTGTCAAACGCAGAGATTGAAAAAGAAATATCAGAGGAACACGATCGGGTAACCGTTTACAGGACTTTACGTACTTTTGTAGATAAAGGCATTATTCATAAAGTACTAGATGACAGTGGTACACCCCGCTATGCGCTTTGTAGTGATGAGTGCCAAGATACAGACCATAATCACGAACATATTCACTTTAAGTGTGTAAGCTGTGGGCTCACTACTTGTTTGGAGGAAATTAAGATTCCACAAATTAGCTTACCCAAAGGTTATAAAGCCAATGAAGTAAATATTTTGATGCAGGGAGTTTGCAAGAACTGCCAAAAAAATTAA
- a CDS encoding RNA polymerase sigma factor translates to MEQVFTKLITENQGIIHKVCNIYCKNEGDRADLFQEIILQLWKSYGSFQGRSKISTWMYRIALNTAITSFRKQKKNKVQQQLSIQEFQIPDVRPDEDFEEKLATLYQAIRQLSKVERAVIMLYLEDKSYQEMAEILGISESNVGVKLNRVKKKLKKIIKPELYGVR, encoded by the coding sequence TTGGAACAAGTATTCACAAAACTGATCACCGAAAATCAAGGAATTATACATAAGGTTTGCAATATATACTGCAAAAATGAAGGAGACCGTGCCGACCTGTTTCAGGAAATTATATTGCAGTTATGGAAATCTTATGGATCTTTTCAGGGGCGTTCAAAAATAAGTACCTGGATGTACCGAATTGCTTTAAACACTGCCATTACGAGTTTTCGAAAACAGAAGAAAAACAAAGTCCAACAACAACTTTCCATTCAAGAATTTCAGATTCCTGATGTGCGTCCTGACGAAGATTTTGAAGAAAAACTAGCTACTCTATATCAGGCCATCAGGCAACTCTCCAAGGTAGAGCGCGCTGTGATTATGCTTTATCTCGAAGACAAAAGCTATCAGGAAATGGCTGAAATATTGGGTATCTCAGAGTCAAATGTAGGAGTAAAACTCAACCGGGTTAAAAAGAAACTTAAAAAGATTATTAAGCCAGAATTATATGGAGTTAGATGA
- the tnpA gene encoding IS200/IS605 family transposase, which translates to MEKRWKSSKNSVYSLGYHIIWCPKYRRKVLTEEIQKRLKELLLLKAKSLGIEIQTMETMTDHVHLFIKAKPVDAPHFIVGQLKGYTSRYLRKEFPKLRSRLPTLWTRSYYIESVGRISEKNIKKYIENQKNV; encoded by the coding sequence ATGGAAAAACGTTGGAAAAGCTCTAAAAATAGTGTCTACAGCCTTGGCTATCATATCATTTGGTGTCCAAAATACCGCAGGAAAGTCCTGACTGAAGAAATACAAAAAAGACTCAAAGAACTTTTGCTTCTAAAAGCAAAAAGCTTAGGCATTGAAATTCAAACCATGGAGACTATGACAGATCATGTTCACCTTTTCATCAAAGCCAAGCCTGTAGATGCTCCTCATTTCATTGTTGGGCAACTGAAGGGGTATACCAGTCGCTATTTGAGAAAAGAATTCCCAAAACTAAGAAGCAGACTTCCAACCCTTTGGACAAGATCGTACTACATTGAGTCGGTAGGGCGTATTTCAGAAAAAAACATCAAGAAATATATTGAAAATCAAAAAAATGTTTGA
- a CDS encoding SulP family inorganic anion transporter: MIEQGTLELPKDGIAGLRQNWRIDLFAGLLVFMLTLPLCLSTAFASNFPVWSGIISALVAGSIVTFLSGSPLTIKGPTIGFAAVLAYGVQNLGSGYFITGYKYTLVAIIMAGSLQVLLGLLRIGNWRSIIPDSLVYGLMGGVGITILGRQLYFLLGATPDVSSESMLWMKLPNLLPTDFASPFWNFMGGWVDTYHDTAITINPNIAFIGITSLCLMFIFSSIKYPKILPSAVVVLLFGLMATFYFSLHTKDTAHLIVRTSYAQALFVFPDFSKFYILKTLEVTFIILAISTLETAVNVKTIDAVDLYRRRSKLNREVLAIGIGNMISGFLGGLPLIATMDESSKNVNNGAKTRWANFFQSLFLLVFVLLVFSVFKYIPKAALSAIVIYAVYRLNSPQLIKDLKQVGKEQLLIYIVTLIATVFLGVLWGVLIGIVITLVSYKLLGASFSSLFRIKVTTTQKKRKIRIFIENAALASNYPSLRKHLRDVPEGHYLIIDFSKSKVIDYGFMENIYFFAYSYSVQNGKIELNGLEQHKAVSAHPLATRKLIKRKAVDKSKKIHLVEKGILDERQLDVQGVAAINNARFKPNITFDGVKLQGFHFALGYEIKYSENTFAKFFGVTRIEFSDIFLSKGIRMSEQSHKMSVLLVYGVEAYIPDFTLGREHLLAKLIQSVGYGDIDFDDYPGFSEAYLLKGEKEEEIRALFSRELIDFLEKNQGFNIESRNNNILIYKEKALMNRVEMEDAVEFTENFLSIIYNANKQNSEVAI; the protein is encoded by the coding sequence ATGATAGAACAAGGTACGCTGGAGCTTCCTAAAGATGGTATTGCTGGCTTGCGTCAAAACTGGCGAATAGACCTTTTTGCTGGTTTATTGGTGTTTATGCTCACCCTTCCTTTATGTTTGAGTACTGCTTTTGCCAGTAACTTTCCTGTTTGGTCGGGCATCATATCGGCTTTAGTAGCTGGGAGCATTGTCACTTTTTTGAGCGGTTCACCCCTTACTATCAAAGGACCTACCATTGGTTTTGCTGCAGTGCTTGCTTATGGAGTACAAAACCTAGGGAGTGGTTATTTTATCACAGGTTATAAATATACATTGGTGGCCATTATTATGGCAGGGAGCCTGCAGGTTCTTTTGGGTTTGTTACGTATTGGCAACTGGCGCAGTATTATTCCCGATTCATTGGTATACGGACTGATGGGGGGTGTAGGTATTACTATCCTTGGGCGTCAGCTTTATTTTTTGCTAGGAGCTACCCCTGATGTTTCAAGTGAATCTATGTTATGGATGAAGTTACCTAACTTATTGCCCACAGACTTTGCAAGCCCTTTTTGGAACTTTATGGGTGGGTGGGTAGACACTTACCATGACACAGCCATTACTATTAACCCAAATATAGCTTTCATAGGCATTACCAGTTTGTGTTTAATGTTTATTTTTTCGTCTATCAAATACCCTAAAATATTACCATCTGCTGTAGTCGTTTTATTGTTTGGTTTGATGGCTACTTTCTACTTTAGCTTACATACCAAAGATACGGCACATCTTATCGTGCGAACAAGCTATGCTCAGGCCTTGTTTGTGTTTCCTGATTTTTCAAAGTTTTATATTTTGAAAACGCTTGAAGTTACTTTCATTATTTTAGCAATTAGTACCCTCGAAACAGCGGTCAATGTAAAAACAATTGATGCTGTAGACTTGTACCGCCGTCGATCCAAACTCAACAGAGAGGTATTGGCTATAGGCATAGGCAATATGATCAGTGGATTTTTGGGAGGGTTGCCCTTGATAGCTACCATGGACGAAAGCTCAAAGAATGTAAATAATGGAGCAAAAACGCGTTGGGCTAACTTTTTTCAAAGTTTATTTTTACTTGTATTTGTTTTGTTGGTTTTTTCAGTGTTCAAATATATTCCAAAAGCGGCACTTTCTGCCATCGTTATTTATGCGGTGTATCGTCTCAACTCTCCTCAACTCATCAAGGACTTAAAACAAGTAGGCAAAGAGCAATTGTTGATCTATATAGTAACCTTGATAGCTACTGTATTTTTAGGCGTGTTATGGGGGGTATTAATAGGCATTGTTATTACTTTAGTTTCTTATAAGCTATTGGGTGCTTCTTTTTCCTCGTTGTTTCGCATTAAAGTAACTACTACTCAAAAGAAAAGAAAGATTCGTATTTTCATTGAAAATGCTGCATTGGCTTCTAATTACCCAAGTTTACGCAAGCATTTACGTGATGTGCCTGAGGGACATTATTTAATCATTGACTTCTCTAAATCTAAGGTGATTGACTATGGCTTTATGGAAAATATATATTTCTTTGCTTATTCCTATAGTGTTCAAAACGGTAAAATAGAACTGAATGGTTTGGAACAACATAAGGCAGTGTCGGCACACCCGTTGGCTACCCGAAAACTTATAAAACGTAAAGCAGTAGATAAAAGCAAAAAAATACACTTGGTGGAAAAAGGGATATTAGACGAACGCCAGCTTGATGTACAAGGAGTGGCCGCTATCAATAATGCACGTTTTAAACCTAATATCACTTTTGATGGAGTAAAACTTCAGGGGTTTCACTTTGCCCTAGGGTATGAAATAAAGTACAGTGAAAATACATTTGCCAAGTTTTTTGGGGTAACTCGTATTGAGTTTTCAGATATATTCTTGTCCAAGGGTATTCGTATGAGTGAACAAAGCCATAAAATGTCGGTATTGCTAGTGTATGGGGTAGAAGCTTATATACCCGACTTTACACTTGGGCGAGAGCACTTATTAGCAAAGCTTATTCAAAGTGTGGGCTATGGCGACATAGACTTTGACGATTACCCTGGATTTTCGGAAGCCTACTTACTCAAAGGTGAAAAAGAAGAAGAAATTAGGGCTTTATTTTCCCGTGAATTGATTGATTTTTTGGAAAAAAACCAAGGTTTTAACATTGAAAGTCGTAATAATAATATATTGATTTATAAGGAAAAAGCTTTGATGAATAGGGTAGAAATGGAAGATGCTGTTGAGTTTACCGAAAACTTCTTGTCTATTATTTATAATGCCAACAAACAAAACAGTGAAGTAGCTATATAG
- a CDS encoding DUF6588 family protein, protein MKTYYLSIWQKAAMVFLSCWMFFSESIVYAQTDLVQILNTTQSDFNKLMDGYYKPISKAAGTAMNHGWHNVAEPMRVGRFDVRIVTSATFTPEQDQTLDLNALELSNSFLFDPESSTTAGLLSSNQGSTVRYFPQGVDTDNNSPALLTLPDGVGFNFAPVPAVQFNLGLLWGTELSIRFAPPLAFDNNQDILDNSEGKTKIGLWGVGLKHDFQQWIPGFNLWPVKFSLAMGFSHANIKSNTALTPTDTTLVLQGVSAKPDYSNFTNQQLNFTVDAFHAGLLFSRKFPIITFYGGLWFQTSSTRFEILGNYPITIQDNDPNSLTFGDTVIAEITDPYTVTHSFRQASFNLGVRLKLGVFSLFVDYATGTQDYNTLSTGIGFGLYEN, encoded by the coding sequence ATGAAAACTTATTACCTATCTATCTGGCAAAAAGCAGCAATGGTATTTCTCAGCTGTTGGATGTTTTTTTCTGAAAGCATTGTTTATGCCCAAACTGATTTAGTCCAGATATTGAACACAACACAATCTGATTTTAACAAATTAATGGATGGCTACTATAAGCCTATAAGTAAAGCAGCTGGTACGGCTATGAATCATGGTTGGCATAATGTAGCAGAACCTATGCGTGTTGGAAGGTTTGATGTAAGGATTGTGACTTCAGCCACTTTTACCCCTGAACAGGATCAAACACTAGACTTGAATGCTTTAGAACTCAGTAACTCTTTTTTGTTTGACCCTGAGTCATCCACTACTGCTGGATTATTAAGTTCAAACCAAGGCAGCACTGTTAGGTATTTCCCTCAAGGTGTAGACACTGACAACAACTCACCCGCTTTGCTTACCTTACCCGACGGTGTAGGCTTTAATTTTGCCCCTGTACCAGCCGTTCAATTTAATTTAGGATTATTATGGGGTACAGAACTATCTATCCGTTTTGCTCCTCCACTAGCATTTGATAATAACCAAGATATATTAGATAACTCTGAAGGTAAAACTAAAATAGGTTTATGGGGAGTAGGACTTAAGCACGATTTTCAACAGTGGATTCCAGGTTTTAACCTTTGGCCGGTTAAGTTTTCACTGGCTATGGGTTTTAGTCATGCCAATATCAAGTCCAACACAGCACTTACTCCTACTGACACCACTTTGGTATTGCAAGGCGTCAGTGCCAAACCAGACTACAGCAACTTTACCAACCAACAACTCAACTTTACAGTTGATGCATTTCATGCTGGTTTATTGTTTTCACGAAAGTTCCCTATCATCACATTTTATGGAGGCTTATGGTTCCAAACTTCTTCCACCAGGTTTGAAATTTTAGGCAACTACCCCATTACAATACAAGACAATGATCCTAACAGCCTCACTTTTGGAGATACTGTCATTGCCGAAATCACTGATCCCTATACAGTAACTCATAGCTTTAGACAAGCCAGTTTTAATCTAGGGGTACGCCTTAAGTTAGGGGTATTTAGTTTATTTGTTGACTACGCTACTGGCACACAAGATTATAACACATTAAGTACAGGAATAGGTTTTGGGTTATACGAAAACTAA
- a CDS encoding RNA-guided endonuclease InsQ/TnpB family protein has protein sequence MLQVVKTYKYKLRNLSVAQTQKLNSWVGACRFVYNLALETKQYVYKAYGVNLSRFDLDKELKTLKDVEWIKDVPSQSLQDVLQRLEKAYQSFFKGGGFPKWAKKGKYNSITLKSVNWDNCEKGRFVLPKLGEVKTFYSREIPKEAKLRRATIIKESDGFYISIMFSTTIQPLPSNNQTVGLDWGVEHFLTTSDSEHIANPRLFQRYQKKLRVEKRSLSRKKKGESNFKKQARKLAKLQTKIARIRNDFQHKISTGLILKYGSISVENLKVRNMTGSAKGNAEEPGKNVKAKAGLNRAILDTAPSMFLDKLEYKSKWHGRTFVKINPKHTSQICSECGHKDKESRITQAKFVCSSCNTELNADVNAAKNIEARAFASIR, from the coding sequence ATGCTCCAAGTAGTTAAAACGTACAAATACAAGCTCCGAAATTTATCGGTTGCCCAAACTCAAAAGCTGAATAGTTGGGTGGGCGCCTGTCGTTTTGTGTACAACCTTGCTTTGGAGACAAAACAATACGTCTACAAAGCCTACGGGGTTAACTTGTCTCGCTTTGATTTGGATAAGGAGCTCAAAACCCTCAAGGATGTAGAGTGGATTAAGGATGTTCCTTCTCAAAGCCTCCAGGATGTGCTTCAAAGGCTTGAAAAAGCCTATCAATCTTTTTTCAAAGGGGGTGGTTTTCCTAAATGGGCAAAGAAAGGAAAGTACAACTCCATCACTCTTAAATCGGTCAATTGGGATAACTGCGAAAAAGGTCGTTTTGTCCTCCCAAAACTTGGTGAAGTCAAAACCTTCTACTCCCGCGAAATACCAAAAGAAGCCAAACTCAGACGAGCAACCATCATCAAAGAATCGGATGGCTTCTATATTTCTATCATGTTTTCCACCACCATCCAACCGCTTCCCAGTAATAACCAAACTGTGGGCTTGGATTGGGGTGTAGAGCATTTTTTAACAACTTCTGATAGTGAGCACATTGCCAATCCGCGCCTTTTTCAACGCTACCAAAAAAAGCTCAGGGTTGAAAAACGAAGCCTTTCCCGCAAAAAGAAAGGCGAGAGCAACTTCAAGAAGCAAGCCCGAAAACTGGCTAAACTTCAGACTAAAATTGCCCGTATTCGTAACGATTTTCAACACAAAATCAGCACAGGCTTAATACTCAAATATGGCTCTATTTCGGTTGAAAACCTCAAAGTTCGCAACATGACTGGTAGTGCCAAAGGCAATGCTGAAGAACCAGGTAAAAATGTTAAAGCCAAAGCAGGTCTTAACCGTGCTATCCTGGACACTGCTCCTTCTATGTTCTTGGACAAATTGGAATACAAGTCCAAGTGGCATGGACGAACTTTTGTCAAGATTAACCCAAAACATACCTCTCAGATATGTTCTGAATGTGGACACAAAGACAAAGAAAGTAGGATAACACAAGCTAAATTTGTGTGTAGCTCCTGTAATACCGAACTAAATGCAGATGTCAATGCTGCAAAAAATATTGAGGCAAGGGCTTTTGCCTCTATCCGTTAA
- a CDS encoding ammonium transporter, which translates to MKEALFTVHNLWMMIATILVFIMHLGFATLESGLTQSKNTVNILFKNVLIIAIGLLTYTFIGFNLMYPGEAFSGMFFGFNGLGVALPTGGDTAQYGAGHYTYWTDFIFQAMFAATCITIVSGAVAERIKLEAFLLFAVFFVAIIYPMVGMWKWGGGFLETLGTDKGLFTGLLATVEKGKNVGTPFYDFAGSSIVHSVGGWAALAGVLLLGARKGKYTDGKINTIPGHNMPLAAMGVFLLWFGWFGFNGGSVLSAEAGNVSRVFVTTSLAAAAGALGAFFTSFFILKTHDLTMSLNGILGGLVGITAGADVMSVSDAVLIGLIAGILVVLAVLFFDRKRLDDPVGAIAVHLVCGVWGTMAVAILGAKAGWGQFVSQLIGISAIGLFSFGSAYVVFYIVKKTVGIRVSETEELEGLDLHEHGMSAYPNFTMTTAASVASPEQHQVVTNATQTTNQTKDIALIKT; encoded by the coding sequence ATGAAAGAAGCACTTTTTACCGTCCATAACCTGTGGATGATGATTGCCACTATTTTGGTATTTATTATGCACCTTGGTTTTGCCACTCTCGAATCGGGTCTCACCCAATCTAAAAATACGGTCAATATTTTATTTAAAAATGTATTGATTATAGCCATTGGCTTGCTTACCTATACCTTCATTGGTTTTAACCTCATGTATCCAGGAGAAGCTTTTTCAGGAATGTTTTTTGGTTTTAATGGCTTAGGGGTAGCGTTGCCCACAGGGGGGGACACAGCTCAATATGGAGCAGGTCATTACACTTATTGGACAGACTTTATTTTTCAGGCAATGTTTGCTGCCACTTGTATTACCATAGTGTCAGGGGCAGTTGCCGAACGAATCAAACTAGAGGCTTTTCTTTTGTTTGCGGTATTTTTTGTAGCAATCATATACCCTATGGTTGGTATGTGGAAATGGGGAGGAGGATTTCTCGAAACATTGGGCACCGATAAAGGTCTTTTTACTGGTCTTTTAGCAACGGTTGAAAAAGGTAAAAATGTAGGTACTCCATTTTATGATTTTGCTGGATCTAGCATTGTCCATTCGGTAGGAGGTTGGGCTGCCTTAGCTGGAGTGTTGCTATTAGGAGCCCGTAAGGGTAAATATACAGACGGTAAGATCAATACCATTCCCGGTCATAATATGCCATTGGCAGCAATGGGAGTATTTTTATTGTGGTTTGGTTGGTTTGGTTTCAACGGTGGATCAGTACTTTCAGCAGAAGCTGGCAATGTTTCCAGGGTTTTTGTTACTACCTCGCTGGCGGCTGCGGCTGGGGCGCTGGGAGCATTTTTCACTTCATTTTTCATCCTCAAAACACACGACCTTACCATGAGCCTCAATGGTATACTAGGGGGCTTGGTAGGTATTACTGCCGGAGCTGATGTGATGTCTGTGTCTGATGCCGTCTTGATTGGGCTTATTGCTGGTATTTTGGTAGTGCTTGCCGTATTATTCTTTGACCGCAAACGTCTTGACGACCCAGTGGGTGCCATTGCCGTTCATTTGGTTTGTGGGGTATGGGGCACAATGGCAGTAGCTATACTTGGAGCCAAAGCCGGATGGGGGCAGTTTGTGAGCCAATTGATTGGCATTAGTGCCATTGGCTTATTTTCTTTTGGCTCTGCTTATGTTGTTTTTTATATAGTGAAAAAGACCGTAGGCATTAGAGTATCGGAAACTGAGGAATTGGAAGGGTTGGATTTACATGAACATGGAATGAGTGCTTACCCTAATTTTACAATGACCACTGCTGCTTCAGTTGCATCACCTGAACAACATCAAGTGGTTACCAATGCTACCCAAACAACAAATCAAACCAAAGATATTGCTTTAATCAAAACCTAA
- a CDS encoding gamma carbonic anhydrase family protein, producing MALIKSARGFTPQYGDNCFLAENATLVGNIIAGDDCTFWFNCVVRGDVSAIRMGNQVNVQDGAVVHATYQRSETIIGNNVSIAHNAIVHGCTIEDNVLIGMGAIVMDGAMIKSGSIIGAGAIVLQNMVVESGTVWAGNPAKLLKEAKDLTSEITRIASAYPKYARWFMEGAHAGNDE from the coding sequence ATGGCTTTAATAAAATCAGCACGAGGGTTTACTCCTCAGTATGGTGATAACTGTTTTTTGGCAGAAAACGCCACCTTGGTAGGAAACATCATTGCAGGAGATGACTGCACCTTTTGGTTTAATTGTGTAGTAAGGGGTGATGTAAGTGCCATACGTATGGGTAACCAGGTAAATGTACAAGATGGAGCAGTGGTGCATGCTACTTATCAACGTAGTGAAACGATTATTGGCAACAATGTATCTATTGCTCATAATGCTATAGTGCATGGCTGTACCATCGAAGACAATGTGTTGATAGGCATGGGAGCCATTGTGATGGATGGGGCCATGATTAAGTCTGGATCTATCATTGGGGCAGGGGCGATAGTATTACAAAACATGGTGGTAGAGTCTGGTACTGTGTGGGCTGGCAACCCAGCAAAATTACTCAAAGAAGCGAAAGATCTTACCAGTGAGATCACACGAATTGCTTCGGCTTATCCCAAATATGCCCGTTGGTTTATGGAAGGTGCCCACGCTGGTAATGATGAGTAA